The Alphaproteobacteria bacterium genome includes a region encoding these proteins:
- the trpS gene encoding tryptophan--tRNA ligase, protein MKKIISGIQPTGNMHLGNYLGAIKNWVPLQDGNECLFCLVSLHALTTQPDPKSLNDSIFSGAALYLAAGIDPKTSSIFIQSQVPAHSELMWLLSCYTPMGWLNRMTQFKEKSGKNKDKAVLGLYSYPVLMAADILLYQTTHVPVGDDQKQHIEVTRDLAIALNQRFNQDLFTIPKPLIQNTGCRIMSLRDGTKKMSKSDPSDMSRIGIFDTPEMIVEKFKKSKTDSGDFPARDEDLSERPDIKNLIQIYSVLSGDSSENICDNYQNKGFALFKKDLAEICIDHLDPIRKRYLQLTNQSDYVLDVLRQGQEKANSIAEKTLKNVKKTLGLPL, encoded by the coding sequence ATGAAAAAAATTATCTCTGGCATACAACCCACTGGCAACATGCACCTTGGAAATTATTTAGGTGCTATTAAAAACTGGGTCCCTCTTCAGGATGGAAATGAATGTTTATTTTGTCTAGTAAGCCTACACGCCCTTACAACGCAACCTGACCCAAAAAGCTTGAATGATAGCATCTTCTCAGGAGCGGCTTTATACCTTGCGGCGGGGATTGACCCTAAAACATCCTCTATTTTTATCCAAAGCCAGGTTCCTGCTCATAGTGAACTGATGTGGCTTCTCAGCTGCTATACCCCCATGGGCTGGCTTAATCGCATGACACAATTTAAAGAAAAATCTGGTAAAAACAAAGATAAAGCGGTTTTGGGTCTTTACTCTTATCCTGTTTTGATGGCAGCTGATATTTTACTTTATCAAACAACGCATGTTCCTGTTGGTGATGATCAAAAGCAACACATAGAAGTAACACGTGATCTAGCGATCGCCCTGAATCAACGATTCAACCAAGATCTTTTTACCATCCCTAAACCTCTCATTCAAAATACTGGCTGTCGTATCATGAGTTTACGAGATGGAACTAAAAAGATGAGCAAGTCAGATCCATCAGACATGAGCCGCATTGGCATCTTTGATACACCGGAGATGATTGTAGAAAAGTTTAAAAAGTCCAAAACAGACAGCGGTGATTTTCCGGCGCGTGATGAAGATTTATCTGAACGCCCGGATATCAAAAACCTGATTCAAATATACAGCGTTTTGTCTGGCGACTCCTCGGAAAATATTTGTGACAATTATCAAAATAAAGGTTTTGCCCTTTTCAAAAAAGATCTTGCTGAAATATGCATTGATCACCTCGATCCCATTCGGAAGCGCTATCTGCAACTGACCAATCAATCCGATTACGTGTTAGATGTTTTGAGGCAAGGGCAGGAAAAAGCCAATTCCATTGCAGAAAAAACCCTAAAAAATGTTAAAAAAACCCTTGGGCTTCCCTTGTAA
- the tsaD gene encoding tRNA (adenosine(37)-N6)-threonylcarbamoyltransferase complex transferase subunit TsaD — protein MTTRSKVFLGIEDSCDDTAVAIVSEDKKILSESKISHLKVNEPYGGVVPEITARAHLVNLPLLIKDALCKAGLSLTEIDGYAATAGPGLIGGLICGVQIAKAMAYYNQKPFFGINHLEAHALTPRLVSDLEFPYFLLLVSGGHTQLVQVNGVRNYSILGTTLDDALGEAFDKVGKLIGLPYPAGPEIEKLATQGENTFSFVRPMCKQKSANFSFSGLKSDVRRHVDKIPNMTQEIKENIARSFQEAIKDVLMNKCQYVLKNMPNIHNFVISGGVAANQYIRHHLKALCDENSTNFYAPPLELCTDNGAMIAWAALENDAIGSYDSLNLAPRPRWPLTELKPS, from the coding sequence ATGACAACCCGATCGAAAGTTTTTTTAGGTATCGAAGATAGCTGTGATGATACTGCTGTCGCCATTGTCAGCGAAGATAAAAAAATACTCTCGGAAAGTAAGATTTCTCATCTAAAGGTTAATGAACCTTATGGGGGTGTTGTTCCGGAAATAACGGCGCGCGCGCACTTGGTGAATCTCCCCCTCCTCATCAAAGATGCTCTCTGCAAAGCTGGCCTCTCATTAACAGAGATTGATGGATATGCCGCAACTGCAGGTCCTGGCCTCATTGGGGGTCTTATTTGCGGCGTTCAAATAGCTAAAGCGATGGCCTATTATAATCAAAAGCCTTTTTTTGGCATCAATCACCTTGAAGCCCATGCTTTGACACCCCGCCTCGTCTCCGACCTCGAATTCCCCTATTTCCTTCTCCTTGTTTCTGGGGGCCACACTCAACTTGTTCAAGTGAATGGTGTCAGAAATTATAGCATTTTAGGCACAACCCTTGATGATGCTCTTGGAGAAGCTTTCGATAAGGTTGGGAAACTAATTGGGCTTCCCTATCCCGCGGGGCCTGAGATTGAAAAGCTCGCCACTCAGGGAGAAAATACTTTTTCGTTTGTTCGGCCGATGTGCAAACAAAAAAGCGCTAACTTCTCTTTTTCAGGTTTGAAAAGTGATGTCAGAAGACACGTGGATAAAATTCCGAATATGACTCAAGAAATCAAAGAAAATATCGCACGGTCATTCCAAGAGGCCATTAAAGACGTCCTCATGAACAAGTGCCAATACGTTTTAAAAAATATGCCTAATATTCATAACTTTGTCATAAGCGGCGGGGTAGCCGCTAATCAATATATCCGCCATCATCTCAAGGCCTTATGTGATGAAAACAGCACAAATTTCTATGCACCCCCCCTAGAATTATGCACAGATAATGGGGCCATGATTGCATGGGCCGCTCTTGAAAATGATGCGATTGGATCTTATGATTCTTTGAATTTGGCACCTAGACCAAGATGGCCATTAACCGAGCTAAAACCCTCATGA
- a CDS encoding bifunctional UDP-4-keto-pentose/UDP-xylose synthase encodes MKILITGVNGFIGNWLARAILKDVSFQVTGIDIKKCNLDHPVDSMMSNPKFSFQNLNLLDENNSSQIEKMVEENDIIIPLAAIANPYLYIKEPLRVFQLDFEHNLHIVKLANKYGKRIIFPSTSEVYGMAEDVVFDEESTKLVMGPVQKMRWIYACSKQLLDRVICAYGLHEGLSYTLFRPFNWIGPRLDNIDSQSEGESRAFTQFMSNVMQGRPICIVNDGLQRRTFIYIDDAIEALIKIIKNENQCAHNKIYNIGNPENDFSIHELAKAMISHAQKFPHLVKDREKCKIEMVHSDDYFGQSYEDVSRRMPSIKRAMDDLNWQPTTSIDDAIEKTFRFYEKTS; translated from the coding sequence ATGAAAATATTAATAACTGGCGTCAATGGTTTTATCGGGAACTGGCTGGCGAGAGCCATTCTAAAAGACGTATCTTTTCAAGTAACTGGTATTGATATCAAGAAATGTAATCTTGATCACCCTGTTGATTCAATGATGTCCAACCCTAAATTTTCGTTTCAAAACCTTAATCTTTTGGATGAAAATAACAGCTCTCAAATTGAAAAAATGGTTGAAGAGAACGATATCATCATTCCTCTTGCAGCCATAGCAAACCCCTATTTGTATATCAAAGAACCACTCAGAGTATTTCAATTAGACTTCGAGCATAATTTACACATAGTAAAGCTCGCAAATAAATACGGGAAGCGTATTATTTTTCCATCAACTTCCGAAGTATATGGCATGGCTGAAGATGTTGTTTTTGACGAAGAGTCAACAAAGCTTGTTATGGGTCCTGTCCAGAAAATGCGTTGGATTTATGCGTGCTCAAAGCAGCTTCTAGATCGGGTTATTTGTGCTTACGGTCTTCACGAAGGTTTGTCTTATACCTTGTTTAGACCTTTCAATTGGATCGGCCCTCGTTTAGATAATATTGATTCACAAAGCGAGGGTGAGTCCCGTGCGTTCACTCAATTTATGAGTAACGTTATGCAAGGTCGACCAATTTGTATTGTCAATGATGGTCTTCAGCGTCGAACCTTTATCTACATTGATGATGCGATTGAGGCATTGATTAAAATCATAAAAAATGAAAATCAATGTGCCCATAACAAAATATATAACATTGGTAATCCAGAAAATGACTTTAGTATCCATGAACTGGCCAAAGCCATGATCTCCCATGCTCAAAAATTCCCTCACCTTGTAAAAGATAGAGAGAAATGCAAAATAGAGATGGTTCATTCGGATGACTATTTTGGCCAATCATATGAAGATGTATCGCGGCGGATGCCGTCTATCAAAAGAGCGATGGATGATTTAAATTGGCAGCCAACAACATCGATAGATGACGCAATTGAGAAAACGTTCCGCTTCTACGAGAAAACTTCATAA
- a CDS encoding bifunctional 3-demethylubiquinol 3-O-methyltransferase/2-polyprenyl-6-hydroxyphenol methylase — translation MYKKSNEQEISFFNAVANWWDARGMMAPLHQMNQIRMAFIHAEISNYLFPQTNNFDLSGLEVLDVGCGGGLASEPMARLGATVTGVDASHSAIRAASIHAQEMNLSIDYQCQKIESLDLERSFDIVLALEVIEHVDDIAEFLVRLRSHLKPGGLVFISTINQTAKSYAVSILAAEYFLRLLPRGTHDWQKFVKPSVLRNHLQPLGLEIKSMKGMAYRPFYNDWVLNSDISNNYIICARQTPIATTYS, via the coding sequence ATGTATAAAAAAAGCAATGAACAAGAAATAAGCTTTTTTAATGCGGTTGCTAACTGGTGGGATGCTAGGGGAATGATGGCCCCTTTACATCAGATGAACCAAATTCGCATGGCCTTTATACATGCTGAAATATCTAATTATTTATTTCCCCAAACAAATAATTTTGATTTATCTGGCCTTGAAGTTCTAGATGTTGGGTGTGGAGGTGGTTTGGCAAGTGAGCCTATGGCGCGTTTAGGCGCCACCGTAACAGGTGTTGATGCTAGTCATTCTGCTATTAGAGCGGCATCCATACATGCTCAAGAGATGAACTTATCTATTGATTACCAGTGCCAAAAGATAGAATCATTAGACCTTGAAAGATCATTTGATATTGTGCTGGCCTTAGAAGTTATTGAGCACGTAGATGATATAGCTGAATTTCTTGTGCGTTTGCGAAGCCACTTAAAGCCAGGAGGGTTGGTTTTTATTTCAACGATTAATCAAACGGCAAAATCATATGCTGTCTCGATCTTAGCAGCAGAATATTTTTTAAGATTGCTCCCCCGAGGAACACATGATTGGCAGAAGTTTGTCAAACCTTCTGTTTTAAGAAATCATCTTCAGCCATTGGGGTTAGAAATTAAATCTATGAAAGGGATGGCTTATCGGCCGTTTTATAATGATTGGGTGCTCAATTCAGATATATCTAATAACTATATTATTTGTGCCCGCCAAACACCGATAGCAACCACGTATTCATAA
- the raiA gene encoding ribosomal subunit interface protein has product MDIFIKGKNIDLGDAMRTHVTEKLESTVLRHFPDAIEASVVISMDNNNISADIDTHVARGINLRSHQAALDAYVAFDLAFHKIETRLRRYHNKLKNHHEKKIDSSSLMAMNYILPHSHGEIDSVNDSEDRDAKAAIIAEMPSEIPTLSVSDAVMRMDLADLNALIFWNKNQGNINIVHRRNDGNIGWIDPSVTKEIHKL; this is encoded by the coding sequence ATGGACATATTCATAAAAGGAAAAAACATTGACTTAGGGGATGCTATGAGAACGCATGTCACTGAAAAACTTGAATCAACAGTTTTGCGTCATTTTCCGGATGCGATAGAAGCTTCGGTGGTGATTTCAATGGATAATAACAATATCAGTGCTGACATCGACACCCATGTTGCCAGAGGCATTAATTTAAGAAGTCATCAAGCGGCTCTTGATGCATATGTTGCCTTTGATTTGGCATTTCATAAAATTGAAACGCGGTTGCGGCGGTATCACAACAAACTTAAGAATCATCATGAAAAAAAGATTGATTCAAGTTCTCTGATGGCGATGAATTACATTTTGCCACATTCACACGGTGAGATAGATTCAGTAAACGATTCTGAAGACAGAGATGCAAAAGCAGCCATTATTGCAGAAATGCCAAGTGAAATACCTACTCTTTCAGTCAGTGATGCCGTGATGAGAATGGATTTGGCTGATTTAAATGCGCTGATTTTTTGGAATAAAAACCAAGGTAATATCAACATTGTTCACCGCAGAAATGACGGCAACATAGGATGGATTGATCCGTCTGTTACTAAAGAAATACATAAACTATGA
- a CDS encoding glycosyltransferase, which yields MSKSKPMMKTTPFISVIVPVYNEEETIRLFHKRLLETMKKNRYKFEILYINDGSIDKSEEILTSFEKDDPDLVYVLSFDQNYGQHLAIMAGFDHMHGDVAINLDADLQNPPEEIPKLVDKYLEGHDMVGSYRIGRKDHKWRDYGSRFANFVRKHITTLDMKDQGCMFRAYSKDLAKKICQGNEHALFVPAFGWKYAQNPTEIGLIHDPRSSGESKYKIYDLIRVSIDLATSMSLAPIQIVTAIGLLTSFFSFVIFIYMIGRRLILGPEVEGVFTLFALVIFIIGIGIFGIGVIGEYVGRIYQIVQGRPRYTLKKNNQPRIKLSQ from the coding sequence ATGTCAAAAAGCAAACCCATGATGAAAACCACTCCCTTTATTTCTGTGATTGTGCCCGTCTACAATGAAGAAGAAACGATTAGGCTCTTTCACAAAAGACTTTTAGAAACGATGAAAAAAAATCGTTATAAATTTGAGATCCTCTATATAAATGATGGAAGCATTGATAAATCTGAAGAAATTTTAACATCCTTTGAAAAAGATGATCCCGATCTGGTTTACGTTTTAAGCTTTGATCAAAATTATGGTCAACACCTTGCGATCATGGCAGGCTTTGATCACATGCATGGTGATGTTGCTATTAATCTAGACGCTGATCTCCAAAACCCTCCTGAGGAAATTCCAAAATTGGTTGATAAGTACCTGGAGGGTCATGACATGGTTGGCAGTTACCGCATAGGTAGAAAAGATCATAAGTGGCGTGATTATGGCTCTCGGTTTGCTAATTTTGTACGAAAACACATAACAACGCTCGACATGAAAGATCAGGGATGTATGTTCCGCGCCTACTCAAAGGATCTTGCTAAAAAAATATGCCAAGGAAATGAGCACGCCCTCTTTGTGCCGGCCTTTGGTTGGAAGTATGCACAAAATCCAACAGAAATTGGCCTGATTCACGATCCCAGATCTTCTGGAGAGTCTAAATACAAAATATATGATCTGATACGTGTAAGCATTGATCTAGCAACGAGCATGAGTCTAGCGCCCATACAAATTGTTACAGCAATAGGTTTGCTGACATCTTTTTTTAGCTTTGTGATTTTTATTTACATGATTGGACGTCGATTGATTTTAGGCCCAGAAGTAGAGGGTGTTTTTACTTTATTTGCTTTAGTTATTTTTATCATTGGCATTGGCATTTTTGGCATTGGTGTTATCGGTGAATATGTAGGGAGAATTTATCAAATCGTTCAAGGTCGTCCCCGTTACACGCTGAAAAAAAACAATCAACCTCGTATTAAGTTATCACAATGA
- a CDS encoding elongation factor 4, with amino-acid sequence MTTPYSPDYIRNFAIIAHIDHGKSTLADRLIQACEGLTIRELKDQVLDSMDIERERGITIKAQTVCLKYKAKDGHTYTLNLMDTPGHVDFSYEVSRCLSSCEGSLLVVDASQGVEAQTLANVYQAIEHNHEIIPVLNKIDLPAAEPDRVKQQIEDVIGIDTSDSIEISAKTGLGITDVLEAIVTRLPAPKAADPKAPLQALLIDSWYDTYLGVITLVRIFAGTLAKGQRIKMMATRGEYQVEGVGVFTPKKVEMSELKPGEIGFLNASIKQVADCQIGDTIFDIQHPIDKALPGFKPSIPVVFCGLFPSDAAQFDDLKNALAKLRLNDASFYFEPESSAALGFGFRCGFLGLLHLEIVQERLEREFDLDLVTTAPSVVYRIYLRNGQNIELHNPADFPDIMKIDYLEEPWIEATIMVPDEFLGPVLALCTERRGEQTQLTYVGNRAMVVYKLPLNEIVFDFYDRLKSITRGYASFDYQIENYRRSDLVKVSIMINSEPVDSLSLIVHRSQAEYRGRLLCTRLRALIPRQLFKIAIQAAIGGKIIARETVSAMRKDVTAKCYGGDVSRKRKLLDKQKKGKKRMRNIGNVEVPQSAFIAALKMGDDD; translated from the coding sequence ATGACAACACCTTATTCACCAGATTACATTCGTAACTTTGCCATCATTGCCCATATTGATCATGGTAAATCAACCTTAGCTGATCGTCTTATTCAAGCCTGTGAGGGGCTCACAATCAGGGAACTGAAGGACCAAGTCCTTGATTCCATGGATATTGAACGGGAACGGGGCATCACTATTAAAGCACAAACGGTGTGCCTAAAGTACAAAGCTAAAGATGGTCACACCTATACCCTGAACCTTATGGATACGCCTGGACATGTTGATTTTTCTTACGAAGTCAGTCGCTGCCTCTCTTCGTGTGAGGGGTCTCTCCTAGTGGTGGATGCTAGTCAAGGTGTTGAAGCGCAGACTCTTGCCAACGTCTATCAAGCCATTGAGCATAACCATGAAATCATTCCTGTTTTAAATAAGATTGATTTGCCCGCCGCGGAACCAGATCGGGTTAAACAGCAAATTGAGGATGTCATTGGGATTGATACCAGTGATAGTATTGAAATTTCAGCAAAAACGGGTCTGGGTATCACAGATGTTTTAGAAGCAATTGTCACACGCCTACCGGCGCCCAAAGCAGCTGATCCAAAAGCCCCTCTTCAGGCCCTTTTAATAGATAGCTGGTATGATACATATCTTGGCGTTATTACTCTTGTACGTATTTTTGCTGGCACGCTTGCCAAAGGGCAACGTATTAAAATGATGGCAACACGCGGCGAATATCAAGTAGAGGGTGTTGGCGTTTTTACGCCCAAAAAAGTTGAGATGTCAGAACTCAAACCTGGTGAAATTGGCTTTTTAAATGCTAGCATTAAACAAGTCGCTGATTGCCAAATTGGGGATACAATTTTTGACATTCAGCATCCGATTGATAAAGCGTTGCCTGGTTTCAAGCCAAGCATTCCTGTTGTCTTCTGCGGGCTCTTTCCATCCGACGCTGCCCAATTCGATGATTTAAAGAACGCTCTAGCAAAACTACGCCTGAATGATGCCAGCTTTTATTTTGAGCCTGAATCTTCCGCAGCTCTTGGTTTTGGGTTTCGTTGTGGATTTCTAGGACTGTTACACCTGGAAATTGTTCAAGAACGTCTCGAGCGTGAATTTGATTTAGACCTCGTCACCACAGCTCCTAGCGTGGTCTATAGGATTTATTTACGGAATGGCCAAAACATTGAGCTGCACAATCCTGCTGATTTTCCAGATATCATGAAAATTGATTATCTTGAAGAGCCTTGGATTGAAGCAACCATTATGGTTCCAGATGAGTTTTTAGGGCCTGTTTTAGCCCTGTGCACAGAACGGCGCGGTGAACAAACGCAACTTACCTACGTCGGCAATCGTGCCATGGTTGTTTATAAACTCCCTCTCAATGAGATTGTTTTTGATTTCTATGACCGCCTCAAATCAATTACTCGCGGATATGCCAGTTTTGACTATCAAATCGAAAATTATCGGCGCAGTGATTTAGTTAAAGTTTCTATTATGATCAACAGCGAACCTGTTGATTCCCTCTCACTAATTGTGCATCGAAGCCAAGCTGAGTATCGTGGACGCCTTCTTTGCACACGCTTAAGAGCACTCATTCCCAGGCAACTTTTCAAAATTGCTATTCAAGCAGCCATTGGGGGTAAAATCATCGCAAGAGAAACCGTTTCAGCCATGCGCAAGGATGTAACAGCTAAATGTTATGGCGGCGATGTATCCCGTAAACGAAAGCTGCTCGATAAGCAGAAAAAAGGGAAAAAGCGGATGCGCAACATTGGCAATGTTGAAGTGCCACAGAGCGCTTTTATTGCTGCCCTTAAAATGGGGGATGACGATTAA
- the hemC gene encoding hydroxymethylbilane synthase, producing the protein MWLCIQQKNMSVHCPDGLVLAATLPRESAGDVLISQNNATLDQLPHGALVGTCSLRRHALLKHLRPDLKIGHLRGNVQTRLNKILSGAFDATVLAAAGLRRLGYGEDFGFRLDQEVFIPSAGQGVIALVMKPDSPVVSMVRDVNHVQTWQCFKAEQFVLKLLGASCQMPVGAYARLDGSTLSLKAMMANETLSHTVFADNSGIDFEGVAEKTAHDLRAKLKNT; encoded by the coding sequence ATGTGGCTGTGCATTCAGCAAAAGAATATGAGTGTTCATTGTCCAGACGGTCTTGTTTTGGCAGCGACGCTACCTCGAGAGAGTGCCGGGGATGTTTTGATTTCTCAAAACAATGCGACCCTTGATCAATTGCCCCATGGCGCTCTGGTTGGAACGTGCTCTTTAAGACGTCATGCTCTTTTAAAACATTTGCGGCCAGATTTGAAAATAGGTCACTTAAGGGGAAACGTCCAAACACGGTTAAATAAAATTTTATCTGGAGCTTTTGATGCAACGGTTTTGGCAGCTGCGGGTTTAAGGCGTTTGGGTTATGGAGAGGACTTTGGTTTTAGGCTTGATCAAGAAGTGTTTATTCCATCAGCGGGACAGGGCGTGATTGCGCTTGTGATGAAACCTGATAGCCCGGTTGTTTCTATGGTGCGTGATGTCAATCATGTCCAGACATGGCAATGCTTTAAAGCTGAACAATTTGTATTGAAACTTCTGGGCGCGAGTTGCCAAATGCCCGTTGGCGCATATGCGCGTCTTGATGGCTCAACGTTGTCCCTTAAGGCGATGATGGCAAATGAAACGTTAAGCCACACTGTTTTTGCTGATAACAGTGGTATAGACTTTGAAGGTGTGGCTGAGAAAACAGCGCATGATTTACGCGCAAAACTCAAAAACACATGA
- a CDS encoding phenylalanine--tRNA ligase subunit beta: protein MKFTLTWLKKHLETNHTLEEILEALTSIGLEVESCINPSEALDKFVVAEIIEAYPHPDADRLQVCTVNDGSKTQQIVCGARNACSGLKVALALPNAIVPANQMKIQAGKIRGVESHGMLCSADELGLSRDRAEGILELENTSIPGTPLAQHLNLDDPIIDVAITPNRADCFSVRGIARDLAVKGLGTLKPLEMPEVKGSFQSQIKVSIHHSICPHYLGREISGIKNKESPPEIQRLLRAIDIEPISAVVDFTNFITHDIGRPAHAYDAETISGPISIRHAEKSERFTALNHTQYTLSEEDFVLADDQKSIALPGIIGGENTGCSNTTQRIFLEVAYFDPTEVAKMGQRHHIHTDCRTRMERGLDTHGCAFGMTYLTHLIRQHCGGEVSEIIAVGTPPKDADQISLAPSSISKRLGISIDLKTSTAILKKLGMEVKTDGKGEKLIVQPPSWRPDIRIEEDLIEEIARIYGYEKIEKAPLPSVSQAPSLNIQQQKYFQLTHFLPTRGFDETVSWSMIPGPVAKLFDQNNPQLKIKNPISADLEWMRPSLLCQMLNALEKNLNKGHQRMNVFESGHVYHGLKPEDQPLHIAGIRFGSASPMDWRQASVKADVYSVKEDAFSCLNVLGLTTTKIQLSTNDLPCWYHPGRSALLMLGPKICLGHFGEIHPQTLKHFNLSQPAYAFELNLDALPTFKEKTVNKGPANISKFQSFSRDFSFLVDKTVELGPLALAMAKADPKLIKDVSLFDIYEGKSVPEGKMSITFRLTVQPITHTLNEKEILHLYDKAIALTTAIQGVEFRL from the coding sequence ATGAAATTCACCCTGACCTGGTTAAAAAAACACCTTGAAACCAATCATACACTTGAAGAAATTTTAGAGGCCCTCACGTCCATTGGACTTGAAGTTGAATCCTGCATAAATCCTTCAGAAGCATTGGATAAATTTGTTGTTGCTGAAATTATTGAAGCATACCCACACCCTGATGCTGATCGGCTGCAAGTATGCACAGTGAATGATGGAAGTAAAACGCAGCAAATTGTCTGTGGTGCCCGCAACGCCTGTAGTGGGCTCAAGGTCGCCCTTGCCTTACCAAATGCCATTGTACCAGCCAACCAAATGAAAATTCAAGCAGGTAAAATCAGAGGCGTTGAAAGTCATGGGATGCTTTGCTCAGCTGATGAACTGGGGTTAAGTCGGGATCGCGCCGAGGGAATTTTAGAATTAGAAAATACCTCAATTCCTGGCACACCATTAGCCCAGCATCTGAATCTAGACGATCCCATTATTGATGTTGCCATCACCCCCAACAGAGCCGATTGTTTTAGCGTGCGGGGGATTGCAAGAGACCTCGCTGTCAAAGGGCTTGGAACTCTTAAGCCTTTGGAGATGCCGGAAGTCAAAGGCTCTTTTCAAAGTCAAATCAAAGTCAGTATTCATCATTCTATTTGCCCACACTATCTTGGTCGTGAAATTTCTGGCATTAAAAACAAGGAATCTCCCCCAGAGATTCAACGCCTTTTGCGGGCCATTGATATTGAGCCCATCTCAGCTGTCGTTGATTTCACAAACTTTATAACCCATGATATTGGCCGCCCTGCTCATGCTTATGATGCTGAAACGATATCAGGTCCCATATCTATCCGGCATGCAGAAAAATCAGAGCGATTTACAGCCTTAAATCACACACAATATACGCTTTCAGAAGAAGATTTTGTGCTTGCTGACGATCAAAAAAGCATAGCTCTTCCAGGTATTATTGGCGGTGAGAATACGGGATGTAGCAACACCACTCAACGCATTTTCTTGGAAGTGGCCTACTTTGATCCGACTGAGGTTGCAAAGATGGGGCAGCGCCATCATATTCATACTGACTGTCGCACACGCATGGAGCGAGGGCTAGACACCCACGGGTGTGCTTTCGGAATGACCTACTTAACACACCTCATTCGACAGCATTGTGGTGGGGAAGTCAGTGAAATAATCGCTGTTGGCACGCCCCCAAAAGACGCGGATCAAATATCATTAGCCCCCTCCAGTATTTCAAAGCGGCTTGGAATTTCTATTGATCTCAAAACCAGCACCGCCATTCTTAAAAAGTTAGGAATGGAAGTTAAGACTGATGGCAAGGGTGAAAAATTAATAGTTCAACCTCCCTCTTGGCGTCCAGATATACGCATTGAAGAAGATTTAATAGAAGAGATCGCTCGCATTTATGGTTATGAGAAAATCGAAAAAGCTCCCCTTCCTTCTGTGAGCCAAGCTCCAAGCTTGAACATTCAACAACAAAAATACTTTCAGCTCACCCATTTTCTACCAACCCGCGGCTTTGATGAAACAGTTTCATGGTCCATGATCCCAGGACCTGTTGCGAAGCTATTTGACCAAAACAACCCGCAGTTAAAGATTAAAAACCCCATCAGCGCAGATTTGGAATGGATGCGACCCTCTCTTCTCTGTCAAATGCTTAATGCTCTGGAAAAAAATCTCAATAAAGGTCATCAACGTATGAACGTTTTTGAGTCTGGTCATGTTTATCATGGTCTCAAGCCTGAAGATCAACCTCTTCATATCGCAGGCATACGCTTTGGTTCAGCCTCTCCTATGGATTGGCGTCAAGCCTCAGTAAAAGCTGATGTTTACAGCGTGAAAGAAGATGCATTTTCATGTCTTAATGTTCTCGGCCTCACTACGACTAAAATTCAACTTTCTACCAATGACCTTCCCTGTTGGTATCATCCAGGTCGCTCAGCCCTCCTCATGCTTGGCCCCAAAATATGCCTTGGACATTTTGGTGAAATCCATCCACAAACACTCAAACACTTCAACCTCTCACAGCCTGCATATGCATTTGAACTAAATCTAGACGCCCTGCCAACGTTTAAAGAAAAGACAGTCAATAAAGGACCAGCAAACATCTCTAAATTTCAATCTTTCAGCCGTGACTTTTCATTTTTGGTTGATAAAACCGTTGAGTTGGGCCCGCTTGCATTGGCTATGGCGAAAGCAGATCCAAAACTCATCAAAGACGTATCTTTGTTTGATATATATGAGGGGAAGAGCGTTCCAGAAGGTAAAATGTCCATAACCTTTCGGCTAACCGTTCAACCCATTACTCACACACTGAACGAAAAAGAAATCCTCCATCTATATGACAAAGCCATTGCTTTAACAACAGCCATTCAAGGAGTTGAATTTAGACTATGA